The Chloroflexus aggregans DSM 9485 genome segment CGGCGGTGAAGAGCCAAAACTCGAAGTCGAACCGCAAAAGATGCTCGGCCAATTGCGCGATGACACCATCGTACCGGCCAGCTTCACTACTTCGGCACACTGCAATCGTGTGCCGGTGCTCGAAGGCCATCTCGTCTGTCTATCGATTGAGCTTGAGCGTAAGGCTAGCCCTGAGGAAGTCGCTGACGTGTTACGCGCGTTTCGTGGCTTGCCCCAAGAGTTGCGTCTACCAACGGCCCCTGAACAGCCGATCATCGTGCGCGATGAACCTGATCGACCTCAGCCACGTCGTGATCGCGATGCCGGTCGTGGTATGGCAACGGTGGTTGGTCGGATTCGGCCTTGTTCACTCTTCGGTATCAAACTGATCGCGTTGAGCCACAATACCATTCGTGGTGCAGCCGGTGCTTCAATTCTCAACGCTGAACTCATGCATGCACAGGGGTGGCTATGAGCGTGCGGGCAACGATTGCTGATTTAACCGATGATCGCGTGATCTATCGCGATTTACAGCCGTGCGACCCCAACTTACCTTCCTTGTCAATGCTGCGCGCCGAATTGGGGCTGCCGGCAAACGTTACGCCACGTAAGCGCGATGTGGCCTACGCTCGTGTGATAGTAGCCCTCGCCCAGGCAGCGCAGGCGCTCCGTAACGGTCCACCGCTGACAACGGTGGTGGTGATCGGTGATACAGAAAATGACCGGCTGCTGACCGTTCATCTCCAGAGTCTTAACGAGGTAGTTACCTATGGGTTCATCGGCGTGGATCGTCCGGTAGCACCGGCGACACTCGAGTGGAACGATGTGGTTGCTACCGCAACCCGATGGGCGCTGGTTCATGAATGGGCCGCAGAACTCACGGCGCGTGGCGTGAATTGGTCCCAAACAGCGATACTTATCGATATTGATAAAACGTTGCTCGGACCGCGCGGTCGCTCGGACGGAGCCATTGACGATGCCCGTGCTGAGGCGGCGTTGATCGTAGCGACTGAGTTGTTAGGAGACCAATTCGATCGGGCGTTGTTTCGCCGGAATTATACGGAGTTATGCCGTCGCGAATGGCATGCTCTCACGCTTGACAATCAAGACTACACCGTTGCTATTGCCCTATTTGCGACAATTGCAGTGTTTGATTTACCGGCCATCGAAGTGCAGCTTGCCGCCGGTCTCTCACCAACGTTGTTGGAATTGTTAGTCGCTGCCCAACAGGTACCGGCTGAATTGCAACCGTTGCGTAAGCAGTTGATCGAACGGATTGAAGCAGGGGACCCAACGCCGTTTGTCCAGTTTCGCCGTGCTGAGTTGGTGACGACCGCAGCGCGTATGGCCGATGGTCGATTGACGCTGAGTAATGAGCTATTCCGCTTGGGACGCGCATTACAAGAGCAAGGTGCGCTCGTGCTGGCTGCTTCTGATAAGCCGGCCGAATCGGCCTTACCATCGCCCGAACAGATGGCTGCCGGTCTGTTACCGCTCCATCGCATCCCGGCAATACTCGATTAGATCGGCCGATAGCAAAATCGCTACCGCTATGGTTGGTTGCCGCGACACCAACCATAGTGGTCTGTTGTTGCCAAACAACAAGCTGTGGTGCTAACCATTGACGGCCCGCTCGTGAACGGTGTGGGTGACCGGCAAGAGCTGTCTGATCCGTTCGATTAGCTCGTCGAGGAAGAAGGGCTTCGTTATGTAGCCGTTAACGGCTGCTTCGGCAGCGGCTTGTCGTACCTCGGCCGAGTCGTAGGCCGTGACGATTAAGGTTGGTGGATGATAGCCGCGTGCATGGAGTTCCTTGATCAGGCGAACCCCGTTCATACCGCGTAGATTGTAGTCGGTAATTAAGATATCGAATGGGTGTGCCGCCCAGCGTTCGAGACCTTCTTCAGCGCTAAGAACACTGGTAAATTCGTAGGGAATGCCAAGACCACGCATGGCCACTTCAATAATGCGCCCAATATGGTTGTCATCCTCCACGAGAAGAATGCGCACAGGTTGATTTGGATGAGATACCGCTGTCATACTTCCCCTCTCCCGATCCCTGCGCCATTGCAAAGTCGGAGGACAGAGGTAGCGCCGGTGACAATAGTACTTTTTTCCCACTCTCAGTATAGCACATGGTTTACCAGTTGTCATAACAATTTTATTACTCTATTGTGCATTCTAAGTAAATAATGAGAACATCAGATAAGGCTTTGACAAGCCATGCAAGCGAATCTATAATCAGAATAGGGGTCGCCAAATGGTATGACCCGTCTGATAGGGATATATCGAC includes the following:
- a CDS encoding response regulator, which produces MTAVSHPNQPVRILLVEDDNHIGRIIEVAMRGLGIPYEFTSVLSAEEGLERWAAHPFDILITDYNLRGMNGVRLIKELHARGYHPPTLIVTAYDSAEVRQAAAEAAVNGYITKPFFLDELIERIRQLLPVTHTVHERAVNG